One Natator depressus isolate rNatDep1 chromosome 6, rNatDep2.hap1, whole genome shotgun sequence DNA window includes the following coding sequences:
- the SYT8 gene encoding synaptotagmin-8, with translation MANKMSSNSTTAPSTAALTTAKPGFIDDIINKIPLPRWALIVIAIAAGLLLILFLICIIKCCCCKKKHKKKEKLNLQNINGSTTASLVQPDMEDLESGLENEKRGRLQYSLEYNFRSQEMKVGVKQAADLKAMDSGGTSDPYVIVYLTSDMRKKYESKVYRKTLNPVFNETFTFQIPQAEMSESTLVMQIYDFNRFAKHDIIGEVRLPLGDFDLQHVIEQWQELTAASKREQERLGEICFSLRYIPSTSKLTVVILEAKKLKRMDSSGLSDPFVKVQLILNKKKWKKKKTGVKKSTLSPYFNEAFNFEVPFNQIQNIDLVISVWDHDKVTKNQQIGKVLLGCRATGNQLRHWSDMLANPRRPIAQWHSLQLVEEVDKALGLKSHFKLPLPGK, from the exons ATGGCTAACAAAATGAGTTCAAACAGCACTACTGCCCCCAGTACCGCTGCTCTGACTACTGCCAAGCCTGGCTTCATCGATGACATTATTAACAAAATACCTC TACCCAGATGGGCTCTCATCGTCATTGCAATTGCGGCAGGCCTTCtcctcatcctcttcctcatctGCATCATCAAGTGCTGCTGTTGCAAGAAGAAGCACaagaagaaggagaaactcaACTTGCAAAACATCAATGGCTCCACCACTGCCAGCCTG GTCCAGCCAGATATGGAAGATTTGGAGTCTGGACTCGAGAACGAGAAGCGAGGAAGGCTGCAGTATTCCCTGGAGTATAACTTCCGTAGCCAGGAG ATGAAAGTTGGAGTGAagcaggcagcagatttaaaggcCATGGACAGCGGGGGGACCTCTGACCCATACGTTATTGTCTACTTAACATCTGATATGAGGAAGAAGTATGAAAGCAAGGTTTACCGGAAGACTCTGAACCCTGTCTTCAATGAGACCTTCACCTTCCAG ATTCCCCAGGCGGAGATGTCCGAGTCCACCCTGGTGATGCAGATCTATGACTTCAACCGCTTTGCCAAACACGACATCATCGGCGAGGTCCGGCTGCCTCTGGGCGACTTTGATCTGCAGCACGTGATTGAACAGTGGCAAGAGCTCACCGCTGCCAGTAAGAGGGAG CAAGAGCGCCTTGGGGAGATCTGTTTCTCACTCCGATACATCCCCAGCACCAGTAAGCTCACCGTGGTGATCTTGGAAGCCAAGAAGCTCAAGAGGATGGACTCAAGTGGATTATCAG acCCCTTTGTCAAAGTGCAGCTTATCTTGAACAAGAAGaaatggaagaagaagaagacaggTGTGAAGAAGAGCACTTTAAGCCCCTACTTCAATGAGGCGTTTAATTTTGAGGTGCCTTTCAACCAGATCCAG AACATCGACTTGGTGATTTCGGTCTGGGATCACGACAAGGTGACCAAGAACCAACAGATCGGCAAGGTGCTCCTGGGCTGCCGAGCCACGGGCAACCAGCTGCGCCACTGGTCAGACATGCTGGCCAATCCCCGCCGACCCATCGCCCAGTGGCACAGCCTGCAGCTGGTAGAAGAAGTGGACAAAGCCCTGGGGCTGAAATCCCACTTCAAGCTGCCTTTGCCTGGCAAATAA